A DNA window from Alphaproteobacteria bacterium contains the following coding sequences:
- a CDS encoding MarR family transcriptional regulator has product MKMAQQLTALRSQLARRLGVSEPEYRVFLAVAQLEGKIGVSVATVARHLMVSGAFVTIIAQHLVKTGHVEKRPSQFDRRGVLLGLTAQGARLMAAFADEPKAINDELFRDIGRAEFETLSELARRIVAGGERALMVSRLRELAHASHERAAGTHRMSTPRGENVRTTNRK; this is encoded by the coding sequence ATGAAGATGGCGCAGCAGCTCACCGCGCTGCGCAGCCAGCTCGCCCGCCGCCTCGGCGTTAGCGAGCCGGAATACCGCGTCTTCCTCGCTGTGGCACAGCTCGAGGGCAAGATTGGCGTCAGCGTGGCGACCGTCGCCCGGCATCTCATGGTGTCGGGCGCGTTCGTCACCATAATTGCCCAGCACCTCGTTAAGACCGGCCATGTCGAGAAGAGGCCGAGTCAGTTCGACCGCCGGGGCGTTCTCCTCGGTCTGACGGCGCAGGGCGCTCGGTTGATGGCGGCGTTCGCCGACGAGCCAAAGGCAATCAACGACGAACTGTTTCGCGACATCGGCCGTGCCGAGTTCGAGACGCTGTCCGAATTGGCCCGCCGGATTGTTGCCGGCGGCGAGCGCGCGCTTATGGTCAGTCGATTGCGTGAGCTTGCCCACGCAAGCCACGAGCGGGCCGCCGGCACGCACCGTATGAGCACCCCTAGAGGCGAAAATGTCAGGACCACAAACCGCAAATGA
- a CDS encoding 4-hydroxyphenylacetate 3-hydroxylase N-terminal domain-containing protein: MLRSGKEHLESLRDGRVVYIGGERIADVTVHPAFRNAARSIAMLYDLKLDPVHRDALSFVEDNDRFSMYYLLPRSREDLVRRMRSHKLIAAASYGLLGRSPDHVASFVAGMALQPEALGGAKGGGRAFADNLLAYYRAARREDAYIAYAVIPPPGARDPAFSGRIDERSPTLRVVDEDDVGVTISGMKLLATGAVFANEIWVGNVQPVAPDRKKEAITCAVPVNAQGLSLWSRKPFEPQARSEFDNPLSFRFDESDSVVIFDAVKVPWERVFCHDDAPLSREIYIKTPSHSFGNHQANVRFWAKLELLLGLASKIAAAGNLDRVPTVRETLGRLAALEAMLAGMIYGQCFDHEDLGNGYVAFNRRYMYGALSWCTENYGEICDKIRELMGAGVFLMPADASFLLDRELRETFDVYWRTANCTALDRLKLFRLAWDLLGSEFGTRHMQYERFYAGPSFVVRDHSYRECPWQHFNAIVDDLLARYDAPREWPSAAE; encoded by the coding sequence GTGCTGAGGAGCGGGAAGGAGCATCTCGAATCGCTGCGCGACGGCCGCGTCGTCTATATCGGTGGCGAGCGAATCGCCGATGTCACCGTGCATCCGGCATTCCGAAATGCGGCGCGTTCCATCGCGATGCTCTATGACTTGAAGCTCGACCCGGTCCATCGCGACGCTTTGTCTTTTGTCGAGGATAACGATCGCTTCAGCATGTACTATCTGCTGCCGCGCAGTCGCGAGGATCTTGTGCGCCGGATGCGGTCGCATAAGCTGATTGCCGCGGCGAGCTATGGGCTTCTCGGCCGGTCCCCCGACCACGTCGCGAGCTTCGTTGCCGGCATGGCGCTTCAGCCCGAGGCGTTGGGTGGCGCCAAAGGTGGTGGCCGTGCCTTCGCCGACAATCTTCTCGCTTATTATCGTGCGGCGAGACGCGAGGACGCCTACATAGCCTATGCGGTCATTCCACCGCCCGGCGCCCGCGACCCCGCGTTTTCGGGGCGTATCGACGAGAGATCGCCGACACTGCGTGTTGTCGACGAGGATGACGTGGGCGTGACGATCAGCGGCATGAAGTTGCTTGCCACGGGTGCGGTCTTCGCCAACGAGATCTGGGTCGGCAATGTTCAACCCGTAGCACCGGACCGCAAGAAAGAGGCGATTACCTGTGCTGTGCCGGTCAATGCCCAGGGCCTCTCTCTTTGGTCGCGCAAGCCGTTCGAGCCGCAGGCGCGGAGCGAGTTCGACAACCCGCTCTCCTTCCGATTCGACGAGAGCGACAGCGTGGTGATCTTCGACGCGGTCAAGGTTCCATGGGAACGCGTCTTCTGCCACGATGATGCGCCGCTCTCGCGCGAGATCTATATCAAAACGCCCTCACACTCGTTCGGCAATCATCAGGCAAATGTCCGCTTCTGGGCGAAGCTGGAGCTTCTGCTCGGCCTTGCCAGCAAGATTGCCGCTGCGGGCAATCTCGATCGCGTCCCGACCGTGCGCGAGACGCTTGGCCGTCTTGCAGCGCTCGAGGCGATGCTGGCCGGCATGATTTATGGCCAGTGCTTCGACCACGAAGATCTCGGCAATGGTTACGTCGCCTTCAACCGACGCTATATGTATGGCGCGCTGAGCTGGTGCACCGAGAATTACGGCGAGATCTGCGATAAGATCCGCGAATTGATGGGTGCAGGCGTCTTTCTCATGCCGGCGGACGCATCCTTCCTACTCGACCGGGAGCTGCGCGAGACCTTCGACGTCTACTGGCGGACGGCGAACTGCACGGCCCTCGACCGATTGAAGCTCTTTCGTCTCGCCTGGGATCTACTCGGTTCCGAATTTGGCACGCGGCATATGCAGTACGAGCGATTTTATGCCGGCCCTTCCTTCGTGGTACGCGACCACAGCTATCGTGAATGCCCGTGGCAGCACTTCAACGCCATCGTCGATGACCTCCTCGCGCGATACGATGCGCCGCGCGAGTGGCCGTCCGCCGCTGAGTGA
- a CDS encoding phytanoyl-CoA dioxygenase family protein, whose protein sequence is MAGLLTEAQKQIFRSRGYLYPLTAMGEAAAGQMLAALEQFEAAHGGFGQHLRFKAHLRLAALMKVATLPRILDAVEDLIGPDILLFTSTLWPKDGGDGRYVSWHQDSAYFGFDRHDEVTAWVAVTASHRGNGCVRVMPGSHLGPDYEHEETLAKENMLIRGQTIHGLDESRAVNLELRPGQFSLHHERMAHGSLPNASSDRRIGYALFYIPTHVRSTLGRRTALLVRGKDEYGHWDADPVPRGDNDPLIADFIRRTFHQYRDQESSPA, encoded by the coding sequence ATGGCAGGTTTGCTGACCGAAGCTCAGAAGCAAATATTTCGCAGTAGGGGCTATCTTTACCCGCTGACGGCGATGGGCGAAGCCGCGGCCGGTCAAATGCTCGCGGCGCTTGAGCAGTTTGAGGCCGCACATGGCGGCTTCGGCCAGCACCTGCGCTTCAAGGCGCATCTCCGGCTCGCGGCACTGATGAAGGTCGCGACCCTCCCGCGCATCCTTGATGCGGTCGAGGATTTGATCGGCCCCGATATCTTACTCTTCACGTCGACTCTCTGGCCTAAGGACGGCGGCGACGGGCGATATGTCTCCTGGCATCAGGACTCGGCATATTTCGGCTTCGACCGCCACGACGAGGTGACAGCCTGGGTCGCCGTCACCGCAAGCCATCGCGGAAACGGCTGCGTGCGTGTCATGCCCGGCAGCCATCTCGGTCCCGATTACGAACATGAGGAGACGCTGGCGAAGGAAAACATGTTGATCCGCGGTCAGACGATTCATGGGCTTGACGAATCGAGGGCAGTGAACTTGGAGCTGCGCCCAGGCCAGTTCTCGCTGCATCATGAACGCATGGCGCACGGCTCGCTGCCGAACGCATCCTCCGACCGGCGGATCGGCTACGCATTGTTCTACATTCCGACGCACGTGCGATCGACGCTCGGCCGCCGAACGGCCCTACTCGTTCGCGGGAAGGATGAGTACGGACATTGGGACGCTGATCCCGTGCCTCGCGGAGACAACGATCCGCTGATCGCTGACTTCATCCGCCGGACGTTCCATCAATATCGCGATCAGGAATCAAGCCCCGCATGA
- a CDS encoding M20/M25/M40 family metallo-hydrolase, protein MRSQKSALLAKVDDDREFLIEFFREFVRCPSPNPPGDTRRAAEHVLKLFRSRGVDHRIIAPNEIMPNIVASFDGGKPGRHLALNGHIDVFPVGDGKGWTKDPWGGEISEGRIYGRGACDMKCGTTASIFTYLYLREIRDELHGKLTLSAVSDEETFGPWGARYLFARHPEIIGDCCLNGEPTSLDTFRFGEKGPLWLRFAVRTHGAHGAYKHRSASATAIAAKLISELETIEALPVQEPGNLAPVLDAANAIVDRAWGAGAARNLRRVTVNPGIVRGGVKVNMVAAECVFEVDFRLPNGIEDRQIRAKVDEILMAYPEASYETLVYNPPSWSPPDAEMANYIRENAHVVSGVEPIPVISLGGTDARLWRYCNVPAIVYGPSPIEMGGVDESVGVNEFISIVKTHVASAYDYMSRETQV, encoded by the coding sequence ATGCGCTCGCAAAAGTCGGCGCTCTTGGCGAAGGTAGACGACGATCGCGAATTCCTGATCGAATTTTTTCGGGAATTCGTCCGCTGCCCAAGCCCAAATCCTCCGGGCGACACCCGGCGCGCCGCCGAACATGTCTTGAAGCTCTTCCGCTCCCGCGGTGTCGACCACCGCATCATTGCACCGAACGAAATCATGCCGAATATCGTCGCGAGTTTCGATGGCGGTAAGCCTGGGCGACACCTGGCCCTCAATGGCCATATCGATGTGTTTCCTGTCGGCGATGGGAAGGGTTGGACCAAGGATCCCTGGGGTGGCGAGATAAGCGAGGGCAGGATCTACGGGCGCGGCGCTTGCGACATGAAATGCGGCACGACTGCATCGATTTTCACTTACCTTTATCTCCGGGAGATTCGCGACGAGCTTCACGGAAAACTGACGCTTTCCGCGGTGTCCGATGAGGAGACCTTCGGTCCGTGGGGGGCGCGATATCTCTTCGCGCGCCATCCGGAGATCATCGGCGACTGCTGCCTCAATGGCGAGCCGACAAGCCTCGATACGTTCCGCTTCGGCGAGAAGGGGCCCCTTTGGCTGCGATTCGCGGTGCGCACTCATGGGGCGCATGGCGCCTATAAGCATCGCAGCGCCAGCGCCACAGCGATCGCCGCCAAGCTGATTTCGGAATTGGAGACGATCGAAGCCTTGCCCGTCCAAGAGCCCGGCAATTTGGCGCCCGTACTCGATGCTGCGAACGCGATCGTCGACCGCGCGTGGGGAGCGGGTGCTGCGCGCAATCTCCGCCGTGTCACGGTCAATCCCGGCATCGTTCGCGGCGGCGTCAAGGTCAACATGGTCGCCGCCGAATGCGTGTTCGAGGTGGACTTCAGGCTGCCCAATGGGATCGAAGATCGTCAAATCCGCGCGAAAGTCGACGAAATCCTAATGGCCTATCCTGAGGCCAGCTACGAAACGCTCGTATATAACCCGCCGAGCTGGTCCCCACCCGATGCGGAGATGGCGAACTACATCCGCGAAAATGCCCATGTCGTCTCGGGTGTCGAGCCGATACCCGTCATCAGCCTTGGCGGTACGGACGCTCGACTATGGCGCTACTGCAATGTTCCGGCGATCGTATACGGCCCGTCTCCAATCGAGATGGGCGGCGTCGATGAGTCGGTCGGCGTCAATGAGTTCATCTCCATCGTTAAAACGCACGTCGCGTCCGCATATGATTACATGAGCCGAGAAACACAGGTGTAA
- a CDS encoding polysaccharide deacetylase has product MIRNPIPWPHGARCAVAFTFDMDADSILHLAHHASAHTRIAALSMLRYGPEVAVPRIVELYRRFGMRQTFFLPAWCMERYPQAVDAILTDGHEIAHHGYLHEHPNSMPAKEERYWLERSSEVIVKMTGKKPRGIRAPTYKFSINTLDLLVEHGFEYDASLMGDDIPYVLSNGKGTVIEIPSHYGLDDFPHYMASRDLAYIMAIKAPRHALDVFRDEFDAAWEYGGLWVAVWHPFLSGRLARCRAIAELIAYMHGKGGVWFAPLEDIASHVRKMIADKRWAPRIDKLPYYEGPIPELGAVEPALAI; this is encoded by the coding sequence GTGATCCGCAATCCGATTCCGTGGCCGCACGGTGCCCGCTGCGCGGTCGCTTTCACATTCGACATGGATGCCGACAGCATCCTTCACCTGGCGCACCATGCGAGCGCCCATACGCGAATTGCAGCGCTCTCGATGCTGCGTTATGGGCCCGAGGTTGCGGTGCCACGGATCGTCGAGCTCTATCGCAGGTTCGGCATGCGTCAGACGTTCTTCCTGCCCGCTTGGTGCATGGAACGCTATCCGCAGGCCGTTGATGCGATCCTCACTGACGGTCACGAAATCGCGCATCACGGCTACCTTCATGAGCATCCCAATTCCATGCCCGCGAAGGAGGAGCGCTATTGGCTCGAACGGTCAAGCGAGGTCATTGTCAAGATGACCGGAAAAAAGCCCCGGGGGATTCGCGCGCCGACCTATAAATTCTCGATCAATACGCTCGATCTCCTGGTGGAGCATGGTTTCGAATACGACGCGTCCCTGATGGGGGACGATATTCCGTATGTGCTTTCAAATGGGAAGGGAACGGTCATCGAGATTCCCTCCCATTACGGCCTCGACGACTTTCCCCATTACATGGCGTCGCGCGATCTCGCCTACATTATGGCTATAAAAGCTCCGCGGCATGCCTTGGACGTATTTCGTGACGAATTCGACGCCGCTTGGGAGTATGGCGGACTATGGGTGGCGGTTTGGCATCCATTCCTTTCAGGCCGTCTTGCGAGATGTCGAGCCATCGCCGAGCTGATCGCCTACATGCACGGCAAGGGCGGGGTTTGGTTTGCGCCACTCGAGGACATTGCAAGCCATGTGCGCAAGATGATCGCGGACAAGCGCTGGGCGCCACGCATCGACAAACTTCCCTACTATGAAGGTCCTATTCCCGAATTGGGCGCGGTCGAGCCTGCACTCGCAATTTGA
- a CDS encoding flavin reductase family protein: MFYDPERRDHGLPHNPFKSLVVPRPIGWISTLSREGVVNLAPYSYFNAVCDRPPTVMFASGGARARDRRKDSQRNAEETGEFVVNLATWDLREKVSATSATLPSEVDEMALCGLASLPSIKVKPPRVAESPIHLECRYLLTVPVPESDPAEASAIVIGRVIGVHIRDDVIVDGRVDPRKFKPIARLGYFDYTVVDSFFTIPFPE; this comes from the coding sequence ATGTTCTACGACCCAGAGCGCCGCGATCATGGCTTGCCGCACAATCCCTTCAAGAGCCTTGTCGTGCCGCGGCCGATTGGCTGGATTTCGACCCTGAGCCGGGAAGGTGTGGTGAATCTGGCTCCATATAGCTACTTTAATGCGGTATGCGATCGGCCTCCGACCGTGATGTTTGCATCCGGAGGGGCGCGTGCTCGCGATCGGCGCAAGGACTCCCAGAGAAACGCCGAAGAAACGGGCGAGTTCGTTGTAAATCTCGCGACCTGGGACCTACGGGAGAAAGTCAGCGCCACCTCTGCTACGTTGCCGAGCGAAGTGGATGAAATGGCGTTGTGCGGCTTGGCCTCTCTGCCGTCCATCAAGGTCAAGCCACCCCGGGTCGCAGAATCGCCAATCCATTTGGAATGTCGCTATCTACTGACCGTTCCAGTCCCCGAGAGCGATCCGGCAGAAGCCAGTGCGATCGTGATCGGCCGCGTAATCGGCGTCCATATTCGCGATGACGTGATTGTGGACGGGCGAGTCGATCCGAGGAAGTTCAAACCCATCGCTCGACTAGGGTATTTCGACTACACGGTGGTCGATAGCTTCTTCACGATTCCTTTTCCCGAATGA
- a CDS encoding 4-hydroxyphenylacetate 3-hydroxylase N-terminal domain-containing protein, with amino-acid sequence MAKDDTSQPDWLVQRPVAQSSEYPNLRTGAQFKESLRDGRKVIISGRVVKDVTQEPSLQRGIDTLAEIFDDQFAPATHDIATSIDPETGDRIATGWLVPYSKEDLRRHVAMIKLSTFRTFGVFGRPPDYGPVKAIGFLAFRHLIEKEEPEAIEKMQHFIQVGQRHNLISADVIIDLQVNRKLSMPEQPGRLRVVEENKNGIVLYGAKAGNSVFAQGNIGTISMPPPNPTMPDECTVWSAVPADAPGLSMIAREPITSGFEDSEDHPLDSRGEESDSLLVFNRVFVPWQYVFSYKNKTIAQVYNVVGRFAFWKIATRLSFRAEIFAGAAQMIVNALGTDGVPAVRALVADIIAYAATLRACMTAAVETAAPTESGVMAPNHSYVQAGRLYGISQYPKIMQALRELSGQGLISRVPRATWEQQDVGAMLDEFLPGYEVSAREKNRLFNLIWDMTCSAAAMRIALFENINAATAANLREDIYRTYDRSEGLNLVRRIAGIG; translated from the coding sequence ATGGCAAAGGACGACACCTCCCAGCCGGATTGGTTGGTCCAGAGGCCGGTTGCCCAATCCTCCGAATATCCCAATTTGAGGACGGGCGCACAGTTCAAGGAAAGCCTCCGCGACGGGCGCAAGGTCATCATTAGCGGGCGGGTCGTAAAAGACGTGACGCAGGAGCCTTCCTTGCAACGCGGCATCGATACGCTCGCCGAGATCTTCGACGACCAATTCGCGCCGGCAACACACGACATCGCTACTTCAATCGACCCCGAGACCGGAGACCGGATCGCAACCGGCTGGCTCGTGCCCTACAGCAAGGAGGATCTGCGCCGCCACGTGGCCATGATCAAGCTCTCGACGTTTCGCACGTTCGGCGTATTCGGCCGACCACCAGATTACGGCCCGGTCAAGGCGATCGGCTTTCTTGCCTTCAGACACCTCATCGAGAAGGAGGAGCCGGAGGCCATCGAAAAGATGCAACATTTCATCCAGGTGGGCCAACGACACAATCTTATCTCGGCTGACGTCATCATCGATCTCCAGGTCAATCGCAAGCTGTCCATGCCTGAACAGCCGGGACGTTTACGCGTCGTCGAAGAGAATAAGAATGGCATCGTCCTCTACGGCGCCAAAGCGGGGAACTCGGTCTTCGCTCAAGGCAATATCGGTACGATCTCAATGCCGCCTCCCAACCCGACGATGCCCGACGAATGCACCGTATGGTCGGCTGTACCGGCCGACGCACCGGGTCTCAGCATGATTGCCCGCGAGCCGATAACGAGCGGCTTTGAGGACTCGGAAGACCATCCCCTCGATTCGCGGGGCGAGGAATCCGACAGCCTCCTTGTATTCAACCGGGTTTTCGTGCCCTGGCAATATGTCTTTAGTTACAAGAACAAGACCATCGCCCAGGTTTACAATGTCGTTGGGCGCTTCGCCTTCTGGAAGATCGCGACACGGCTTTCCTTCCGGGCGGAGATTTTTGCGGGTGCCGCCCAAATGATCGTCAATGCATTGGGCACAGATGGCGTCCCAGCGGTGCGCGCTCTTGTCGCAGACATCATCGCCTACGCCGCGACCCTGCGTGCTTGCATGACCGCGGCGGTCGAGACGGCCGCACCGACGGAAAGCGGCGTCATGGCCCCAAACCATTCCTATGTCCAGGCGGGACGACTCTACGGGATATCGCAATATCCCAAGATCATGCAGGCGTTGCGCGAGCTCTCGGGCCAAGGATTGATCAGCCGCGTTCCACGCGCGACTTGGGAACAGCAGGACGTCGGCGCCATGTTGGACGAATTCCTTCCTGGCTACGAGGTCTCGGCGCGAGAGAAGAATCGACTCTTCAATTTGATCTGGGACATGACATGCAGTGCAGCCGCCATGCGCATCGCCCTTTTCGAGAACATCAACGCGGCGACGGCTGCGAATCTGCGAGAAGACATCTATCGTACTTATGACCGGAGCGAAGGATTGAATCTGGTGCGCAGAATCGCGGGCATCGGGTAA
- a CDS encoding MMPL family transporter, which yields MLARWSGLVQRYAKPIVAAAFIVAAAGGYYAVGHLTMRTSTADMLSPDLPFRKLDREFEAAFPTLDGNLAILVTADTADQAEDAALALTGALQERSDLFDWIYFPLGDSFFRQNGLLFLDIPDLEKLSDRLAAAEPLLGELARDMTLRGLFGVLGLAAKATVDRGERVGDLDRVLASVGDTVEGELNGRSRPLSWRALMSPDPLKPGDYHQIILAQVGAGQAALSAIPQIAENFGLDESYAARVQLTGDAPIGADEVSAVREGGKAAGVISIALVSVIAFFGVRSFRLVMAMILTVVLSLVWTSAFAALVIGHLNILSAAFAVLFIGITMDFCVQVGLRFREARTRGRELSQSLREAVSHTGVAVTLAAFAAAIGFFSFVATAYLGLAELGIISGVGMIIGLFATLTLLPALLSLMPIAARPGPPATDKRENEAGRFVERHARAISLATLALGCLSLAAVPHVGFEVDPVKLNDPNSKSVKAYDELLSDSSVSPYSINILAPELKSADALADRLKLLSLVGDVITLGSFVPQEQEKKLHIIDLMSDFLLPVIEPGDTLPPPSLTDNQAALQTVLIELDRLGASPQAGSLAALATRLATLLRAFAAKSANAASGYRDLDRALLRNLPGRLRSLQESMNASRVTLASLPANIKSRYLSADGRARIEVSPKRRFAGSHDLRRFVDQVRAIAPNAIGTAVYLLDGADTVVHAFTMSGVLAFVGVSLLLLLVLRSAVDWLLVAIPLLLALSFTVAVAVLLDTKLNLANIMALPLLFSLGSAFGVYLVMRNREVTDVAQLAGTSTPRAVVASALITMASFGSLMVSNDRGMASMGELLAISLAMALIANLIALPAMLAWRAHRKGQLQPRAKSD from the coding sequence CTGCTCGCCCGTTGGAGCGGTTTGGTTCAGCGTTATGCGAAGCCAATAGTGGCGGCTGCATTTATCGTTGCGGCCGCCGGTGGCTATTACGCGGTGGGCCATCTCACGATGCGGACAAGCACCGCCGATATGCTCTCTCCGGATTTGCCTTTTCGGAAGTTAGATCGGGAATTCGAAGCGGCTTTTCCAACCCTTGATGGCAACCTTGCCATCCTCGTTACGGCAGACACCGCAGATCAGGCCGAGGATGCCGCTCTCGCCCTCACTGGAGCGTTGCAGGAGCGGTCGGATCTATTCGACTGGATATACTTCCCGTTGGGTGATTCGTTCTTTCGCCAAAACGGACTTCTATTTCTGGACATCCCCGATCTCGAGAAATTGTCGGACCGCCTTGCCGCCGCTGAGCCATTGCTCGGCGAACTCGCCAGGGACATGACCTTGCGTGGTCTTTTCGGCGTCCTCGGCCTCGCGGCTAAGGCGACGGTTGACCGCGGCGAACGCGTGGGCGATTTGGATCGAGTCCTCGCGAGCGTTGGCGACACGGTCGAAGGCGAATTGAACGGGCGTTCGAGGCCGCTCAGTTGGCGAGCACTCATGTCGCCAGACCCATTGAAGCCCGGCGATTATCACCAAATCATCCTGGCCCAGGTTGGGGCCGGACAGGCCGCACTTTCTGCTATCCCACAAATCGCCGAAAATTTCGGACTCGACGAATCCTATGCCGCACGCGTGCAGCTTACTGGCGATGCCCCGATCGGGGCAGACGAGGTCAGCGCCGTGAGGGAGGGTGGTAAAGCTGCCGGCGTCATATCGATCGCTTTGGTGTCGGTTATTGCTTTTTTCGGCGTGCGCTCATTTCGTCTCGTGATGGCGATGATCTTGACCGTTGTCTTAAGTCTCGTTTGGACGAGCGCTTTCGCAGCACTTGTGATCGGTCATCTCAATATTCTCTCAGCCGCATTCGCCGTTCTTTTCATTGGCATAACGATGGACTTTTGCGTTCAGGTCGGACTGCGCTTTCGGGAGGCGAGGACCCGCGGGCGCGAACTTTCGCAGTCTCTGCGCGAGGCGGTATCGCATACCGGCGTTGCCGTCACATTGGCGGCTTTTGCCGCGGCCATCGGATTTTTCTCGTTCGTGGCGACCGCGTACTTGGGGCTTGCCGAACTCGGCATAATTTCCGGCGTAGGAATGATCATTGGTTTATTCGCAACCCTCACGCTGCTTCCGGCCCTGTTGTCGCTGATGCCTATTGCGGCCCGGCCCGGCCCTCCGGCAACGGACAAGCGGGAGAACGAAGCTGGCCGTTTCGTTGAGCGGCATGCGCGCGCCATCTCTCTGGCCACGCTCGCTCTGGGGTGCTTGTCGCTTGCGGCAGTTCCGCACGTGGGGTTTGAGGTCGATCCGGTCAAATTGAACGATCCCAACTCGAAATCGGTCAAAGCCTATGACGAGCTGTTATCGGACAGTTCGGTCTCGCCATATTCGATCAATATTCTCGCACCAGAACTCAAATCGGCGGATGCACTTGCAGACAGACTGAAGCTGCTGTCCCTCGTGGGCGACGTCATCACGCTTGGGTCATTTGTGCCGCAAGAGCAGGAAAAGAAGCTGCACATCATCGATCTAATGTCGGACTTCCTCTTGCCCGTCATTGAGCCCGGCGACACATTGCCACCGCCATCACTGACGGACAATCAAGCGGCCCTGCAAACTGTGCTGATTGAGCTGGACCGGCTAGGAGCCTCGCCGCAAGCCGGGAGCTTGGCTGCGCTGGCGACGCGTTTGGCCACGCTATTGCGCGCGTTTGCGGCAAAGTCGGCCAATGCCGCGTCGGGCTATCGGGATCTGGACCGTGCCCTCTTGAGAAATCTTCCAGGGCGCTTGCGAAGCTTACAGGAATCGATGAACGCCTCGCGGGTCACGCTTGCGAGCCTGCCCGCCAATATCAAGTCACGCTATTTGAGTGCCGATGGTCGTGCTCGCATCGAGGTTTCGCCGAAGCGCCGCTTTGCTGGCTCACATGACCTTCGGCGCTTCGTCGACCAGGTGCGGGCCATCGCACCCAACGCAATCGGTACGGCCGTTTATCTATTGGATGGCGCGGATACCGTGGTGCACGCATTTACAATGAGCGGGGTGCTGGCTTTCGTTGGCGTGTCCCTTCTCCTGTTGCTGGTGCTGCGAAGTGCTGTCGACTGGTTGCTCGTTGCCATTCCGCTTTTGCTCGCCCTCAGCTTCACCGTCGCCGTGGCGGTTCTGCTCGATACGAAGCTCAACTTGGCGAACATAATGGCGTTACCGCTCCTGTTCAGCTTGGGCTCTGCGTTCGGTGTCTATCTCGTAATGCGGAATAGGGAAGTCACAGACGTGGCGCAGTTGGCCGGCACAAGCACGCCGCGGGCTGTCGTCGCAAGTGCTCTCATCACGATGGCCTCTTTCGGAAGTTTGATGGTATCGAATGACCGCGGAATGGCGAGCATGGGTGAACTTCTGGCCATATCGCTCGCCATGGCGCTTATTGCAAATTTGATCGCGCTGCCGGCAATGCTCGCCTGGCGCGCTCATCGCAAGGGCCAGCTGCAACCGCGAGCGAAGTCGGATTAG
- a CDS encoding succinylglutamate desuccinylase/aspartoacylase family protein: MSGPQTANDEAFRLDGVELVRGKRAETRLRTVELADGSWVELPVILLRGVQPGPVFYLGAAFHGDEVNGVEIATRFAGTIELAELRGTVVVVPVQNPLALQAQHRYFVGHFLKSPLDQSPADPWISFPGDGDGNLAAQIAARLFTALIRHSQYLIDIHTPTTGGRYAPFAFLPPPGVGAPAEAAEAMAKVFGADYILSTHEGLYVSEQSPHVVMARRGATAMGVELGEGGRLESEITEQGLRGLRNVFRHIGMLPGEVERFGRNHVIRSMHVVRAKRGGLVHRRVELNDEVQKGQVVATITNVFGERTEEIRAPISGPVVRIATFPIVSAGERVIQLGVPL; this comes from the coding sequence ATGTCAGGACCACAAACCGCAAATGACGAAGCATTTCGGCTCGACGGCGTCGAGCTCGTCCGTGGCAAGCGCGCCGAGACACGGTTGCGCACGGTCGAACTTGCCGATGGGAGCTGGGTCGAGCTCCCGGTAATCTTGCTTCGCGGGGTGCAGCCCGGGCCAGTCTTCTACCTCGGCGCAGCGTTTCACGGCGACGAGGTCAACGGTGTGGAGATCGCGACGCGCTTCGCCGGTACGATCGAGCTCGCCGAGCTGCGCGGGACGGTCGTCGTCGTGCCCGTACAGAACCCCCTGGCACTGCAGGCGCAGCACCGCTACTTCGTCGGCCACTTTCTCAAGTCACCACTCGATCAAAGTCCTGCGGATCCCTGGATCTCGTTCCCCGGTGACGGTGATGGCAACCTCGCCGCGCAAATCGCAGCCCGGCTCTTCACCGCGCTCATACGCCATTCTCAATATCTCATCGATATCCACACCCCGACCACCGGCGGGCGCTATGCGCCCTTTGCCTTCCTCCCACCACCCGGTGTCGGTGCCCCCGCCGAGGCGGCCGAGGCGATGGCGAAGGTCTTCGGGGCCGATTACATCTTGTCGACCCACGAGGGGCTTTATGTCTCGGAACAGAGCCCGCATGTGGTGATGGCGCGGCGCGGCGCAACGGCGATGGGCGTCGAGCTCGGCGAGGGCGGTCGGCTCGAAAGTGAGATCACCGAGCAAGGGTTGCGCGGCCTTCGCAACGTCTTTCGGCATATCGGCATGCTGCCTGGCGAGGTCGAAAGATTCGGTCGCAACCACGTGATCCGGTCGATGCATGTGGTTCGCGCAAAGCGGGGCGGACTGGTGCATCGGCGCGTCGAGCTCAATGATGAGGTGCAAAAGGGCCAGGTGGTGGCGACGATCACTAATGTCTTCGGTGAGCGCACCGAGGAAATTCGCGCGCCGATCTCAGGTCCGGTCGTCCGTATCGCGACCTTCCCGATCGTTTCGGCGGGCGAGCGCGTGATTCAGCTCGGCGTGCCACTCTGA